One part of the Deltaproteobacteria bacterium genome encodes these proteins:
- a CDS encoding aldo/keto reductase produces the protein MKYRLMGNSGLRVSELALGAMTFGTQGWGADKAESRSVYDGFREAGGNFIDTANIYSGGTSETFLGEFLAGDRERIVLATKYTGATRSRDVNAAGNNRKNMMDSVHASLSRLRTDYIDLYWVHARDFTTPIEEVMRALDDLVRQGKVLYVGVSDTPAWEVARANTLAELRGWSAFVGLQIRYSLLDRAVERELLPMAKAMDLTITPWDVLGSGVLAGKYNNNPAEAGRAKLRGFVSERALGIAGEVIKVAQELGRTPAQVALNWVRQGQGVIVPLVGARTRAQLDDNLGCLEFSLSPEVKQRLDDASKIELGFPHEFLQQFRAGSVVNHRE, from the coding sequence ATGAAGTACCGACTCATGGGCAACAGCGGCCTGCGCGTGTCGGAGCTCGCGCTCGGGGCGATGACGTTCGGCACTCAAGGCTGGGGCGCGGACAAGGCCGAGAGCCGCAGCGTCTACGACGGCTTCCGCGAGGCCGGCGGCAATTTCATCGACACCGCGAACATCTACAGCGGCGGCACGAGCGAGACGTTCCTCGGCGAGTTCCTCGCGGGCGACCGCGAGCGCATCGTGCTCGCGACGAAGTACACGGGCGCGACGCGCTCGCGCGACGTGAACGCGGCGGGCAACAACCGCAAGAACATGATGGACTCGGTGCACGCGAGCCTTTCGCGCCTGCGCACGGACTACATCGATCTCTACTGGGTGCACGCGCGCGACTTCACCACGCCGATCGAGGAAGTGATGCGCGCGCTCGACGACCTCGTGCGCCAGGGCAAGGTGCTGTACGTCGGCGTCTCCGACACGCCCGCGTGGGAGGTGGCGCGCGCGAACACCCTCGCGGAGCTGCGCGGCTGGAGCGCGTTCGTGGGCCTGCAGATCCGCTACTCGCTGCTCGACCGCGCCGTCGAGCGCGAGCTGCTCCCAATGGCGAAAGCGATGGACCTGACGATCACGCCCTGGGACGTGCTCGGCTCCGGCGTGCTCGCCGGCAAGTACAACAACAACCCCGCCGAAGCGGGCCGCGCGAAGCTGCGCGGCTTCGTCAGCGAGCGCGCGCTCGGCATCGCGGGCGAAGTGATCAAGGTCGCGCAGGAGCTGGGCCGCACGCCGGCGCAGGTAGCGCTCAACTGGGTGCGCCAAGGGCAGGGCGTGATCGTGCCCCTCGTCGGCGCCCGCACGCGCGCGCAGCTCGACGACAACCTCGGCTGCCTCGAGTTCTCCCTATCACCCGAAGTGAAGCAGCGGCTCGACGACGCCAGCAAGATCGAGCTCGGCTTCCCGCACGAGTTCCTGCAGCAGTTCCGCGCGGGGAGCGTGGTGAATCATCGGGAGTGA
- a CDS encoding acetyl-CoA carboxylase carboxyltransferase subunit produces MGGDERVARLMTARGKLDARARLAALFDAGTFVEFGGLTGGTGAPADALVAGFGKVDGRSVVGAAEDFTVLGGSIGPGSAAKRYRAVDLAHQERVPLVFMLDGAGHRLTDTGGHGRAPNDLLALADLSGRVPMVCLVLGASAGHGALTSPLSDFTIMSEAGAMFTGGPPLVKAALGEDVTKEQLGGPKVCAEIAGTVHNVAKNDAEAVALARRYLSYLPSNCHGAAPHREGPDTGPRLVDDMLDLIPPSDRKPYKMHRVIERVVDRGSFFEVQPAYGASLIVGFAFVGGQSCALVANDPWVRSGSVDSAAAIKAMDFLETAGRFNVPVIFLADNPGVMAGTKAEREGILKWAGKMFRAERRLRVPKIHVTFRKAFGFGSTTMAHNPFDHQTLQVSFPNLTMSSMPAGPGGQSAKLSAEEQARVEAEQKAGAWRMASTLGTDDVIDPREIRNKLLQALELAKGRIRNPRAERDSGDSR; encoded by the coding sequence ATGGGCGGCGACGAGCGCGTCGCGCGCCTGATGACCGCGCGCGGGAAGCTCGACGCGCGCGCGCGCCTCGCCGCGCTCTTCGACGCGGGCACCTTCGTCGAGTTCGGCGGGCTCACCGGCGGCACCGGGGCGCCCGCGGACGCGCTCGTCGCCGGCTTCGGCAAGGTCGATGGCCGCAGCGTCGTCGGCGCCGCCGAAGACTTCACCGTGCTGGGCGGCTCGATCGGTCCCGGCTCCGCAGCGAAGCGCTACCGCGCCGTCGACCTCGCGCACCAAGAGCGCGTGCCGCTCGTGTTCATGCTCGACGGCGCCGGCCATCGCCTCACCGACACCGGGGGACACGGCCGCGCGCCGAACGATCTGCTCGCGCTCGCGGACTTGTCAGGGCGCGTGCCGATGGTGTGCCTCGTGCTCGGCGCGAGCGCGGGGCACGGGGCGCTCACGTCGCCGCTCAGCGACTTCACGATCATGAGTGAGGCCGGCGCGATGTTCACCGGCGGGCCGCCGCTCGTGAAGGCCGCGCTCGGCGAGGACGTGACGAAGGAGCAGCTCGGCGGCCCGAAAGTTTGCGCCGAGATCGCCGGCACCGTGCACAACGTGGCGAAGAACGACGCGGAGGCCGTCGCGCTCGCGCGCAGATATCTCTCGTATCTGCCGTCGAATTGTCATGGCGCCGCGCCGCACCGCGAAGGGCCCGACACCGGGCCGCGCCTCGTCGACGACATGCTCGACCTGATTCCGCCGAGCGATCGCAAGCCGTACAAGATGCACCGCGTCATCGAGCGCGTCGTCGACCGCGGCAGCTTCTTCGAGGTGCAGCCGGCCTACGGCGCGTCTCTGATCGTCGGCTTCGCGTTCGTCGGCGGGCAGTCCTGCGCGCTCGTCGCGAACGACCCGTGGGTACGCTCCGGCTCCGTCGACAGCGCCGCCGCGATCAAGGCGATGGACTTCCTCGAGACGGCGGGCCGCTTCAACGTCCCGGTGATCTTCCTCGCCGACAACCCCGGCGTGATGGCGGGAACGAAGGCGGAGCGCGAGGGCATCCTCAAGTGGGCGGGCAAGATGTTCCGCGCCGAGCGCCGCCTCCGCGTGCCGAAGATCCACGTCACGTTCCGCAAAGCGTTCGGCTTCGGCTCGACCACGATGGCGCACAACCCGTTCGACCATCAGACGCTGCAGGTCTCGTTTCCGAACCTCACGATGAGCTCGATGCCCGCCGGCCCCGGCGGCCAGAGCGCGAAGCTGAGCGCCGAGGAGCAAGCGCGCGTCGAAGCGGAGCAGAAGGCCGGCGCGTGGCGCATGGCGTCGACGCTCGGCACCGACGACGTGATCGATCCGCGCGAGATCCGTAACAAGTTGCTGCAGGCGCTGGAGCTGGCGAAGGGCCGCATCCGCAACCCGCGCGCAGAGCGCGACTCAGGAGATTCCCGATGA
- the pyk gene encoding pyruvate kinase yields MPRSTKIVATQGPASSDLAVMQRMIEAGVDVVRFNFSHGGDEADRLARAKVVREAAKRARREVGILVDLQGPKIRVGRFAGGVVQLEAGAHFILDATCTLGDARRVGIDFQDLPRDVKAGDTLLLNDGMIVLDVERVTGPEIHTVVRTGGELADKKGINKQGGGLSANALTEKDARDIEIAMACGADFIAVSFVKSRADVERARKLAARAGAAHGAEPLIIAKIERAEAIPALDQILAAADGVMVARGDLAVEVGNARVPALQKRIISAARKANKLVITATQMMESMIQNSVPTRAEVSDVANAVLDGTDAVMLSAETAVGRYPVETVEATAAVVAEADRSEQVELDLQFLNQTFSRVNQSIAYGALFIAYHLRCAAICTLTESGTTTLWMSRHDVDIPIYALTPSEATQRRLSLYRNVHPVYMGRTNDREGALRAAERILLEQGAVKRGDLIVLTVGEPMGQPGGTNTLKIVRVAE; encoded by the coding sequence TTGCCGCGTAGCACGAAGATCGTCGCGACTCAGGGGCCCGCATCGAGCGATCTCGCCGTGATGCAGCGCATGATCGAAGCGGGCGTCGACGTCGTGCGCTTCAACTTTTCGCACGGCGGCGACGAGGCGGACCGGCTGGCGCGCGCGAAGGTGGTGCGCGAGGCGGCGAAGCGAGCGCGGCGCGAGGTCGGGATTCTCGTCGACCTGCAAGGCCCGAAGATTCGCGTCGGCCGTTTCGCGGGCGGCGTGGTGCAGCTCGAGGCGGGCGCGCACTTCATCCTCGACGCGACCTGCACGCTCGGCGACGCGCGGCGCGTGGGCATCGACTTTCAGGACCTGCCGCGCGACGTAAAGGCGGGCGACACCCTGCTGCTCAACGACGGGATGATCGTGCTCGACGTCGAGCGCGTGACCGGCCCCGAGATCCACACCGTGGTGCGCACCGGCGGCGAGCTCGCGGACAAGAAGGGCATCAACAAGCAGGGCGGTGGGCTCTCCGCGAACGCGCTCACGGAGAAGGACGCGCGCGACATCGAGATCGCGATGGCGTGCGGCGCGGACTTCATCGCCGTCTCGTTCGTGAAGAGTCGGGCCGACGTCGAGCGCGCGCGCAAGCTCGCCGCGCGCGCGGGCGCGGCGCACGGCGCGGAGCCGCTGATCATCGCCAAGATCGAGCGCGCAGAGGCGATTCCGGCTCTGGATCAGATTCTCGCTGCGGCCGACGGCGTGATGGTGGCGCGCGGCGATCTCGCGGTGGAGGTCGGCAATGCGCGCGTGCCGGCGCTGCAGAAGCGCATCATTTCGGCGGCGCGCAAGGCGAACAAGCTCGTCATCACCGCGACGCAGATGATGGAGTCGATGATTCAGAACTCGGTGCCGACGCGCGCCGAGGTGAGCGACGTCGCGAACGCGGTGCTCGACGGAACCGACGCCGTGATGCTCTCCGCCGAGACGGCGGTGGGGCGGTACCCGGTGGAGACGGTGGAGGCGACGGCTGCGGTCGTCGCAGAGGCGGACCGCTCGGAGCAGGTCGAGCTCGACCTTCAGTTCCTCAACCAGACCTTCTCACGCGTGAACCAGTCGATCGCCTACGGCGCGCTCTTCATCGCGTACCACCTGCGCTGCGCCGCGATCTGCACGCTCACCGAGTCGGGCACGACCACGCTGTGGATGAGCCGCCACGACGTCGACATCCCGATCTACGCGCTCACCCCGAGCGAGGCGACGCAGCGGCGGCTCTCGCTCTACCGCAACGTGCACCCCGTCTACATGGGGCGCACGAACGATCGCGAGGGCGCGCTGCGCGCTGCGGAGCGCATCCTGCTCGAGCAGGGCGCGGTGAAGCGCGGCGACCTGATCGTGCTCACCGTGGGCGAGCCGATGGGCCAGCCCGGCGGCACGAACACGCTGAAGATCGTGCGCGTGGCCGAATAA
- a CDS encoding UrcA family protein, whose product MKKLALSFAFCLVALPCLASSDAPMQKAVRTSDLNLESQAGVDALYRRLESAARSVCSPAEGRSLAEKAQWKQCMSQTMDSTVASVDHDGLSRLHASKAGAPTSVARH is encoded by the coding sequence ATGAAGAAGCTCGCGCTGTCCTTTGCGTTCTGCCTCGTCGCCCTTCCGTGCCTCGCGTCGAGCGACGCACCGATGCAGAAGGCGGTCCGGACATCGGACCTGAACCTCGAGAGCCAAGCTGGCGTGGACGCCCTCTATCGCCGGCTCGAGAGCGCCGCGCGCTCGGTGTGCAGCCCCGCCGAGGGTCGCTCGCTCGCGGAGAAGGCGCAGTGGAAGCAGTGCATGAGCCAGACCATGGACAGCACCGTCGCGTCGGTCGATCACGACGGACTCTCGCGCCTCCACGCGTCGAAGGCCGGCGCCCCGACGAGCGTCGCGCGCCACTAA
- a CDS encoding PilZ domain-containing protein, with the protein MERRSAPRERQRLPCEVVHGDRTVRGILVDASASGAFVQLNSRIPVGEEVAIRFADVTFAPQLARARVARKRVASSRAGVGLEWIEPPAFLSADWSDRIEFVTEDPGCSEANAESPSSIPSSEAAEATPEPDAPPPTPSEGTEAAEPFTHGEIALAEPSPREEVIDLAPQAVRADVALIDEGDLGGIAQLAQSLGASVLRLRWGSQVEPIAWAEAPRLVIVSARVALAVPLDEAVLARGAIGLAVSDSDAQTLHTQLRRQGYEWVLRRSAHPETQRLLLASLLYRQRERRKHPRRAFGAPARVWHGIRPVRAFVLELSATGARVQLARPLAPAARIVVRVPSKYSGGSALTLVGAIERSESAGEDCVAGVRWEALSARKRKRLAALLGVLAATGPLARVPCTPGALGAPAALKDRRRSARVRYAQQVLALDEKSGVANDVLFGTDLSLRGMRVEPHPRVRVGSRLRLALRPPGGEPPVLLDAEVARDEGPRGLILRFSEATLAARRALERMLKAGAEIERTHHARGEKARVVLSTLVEATAESA; encoded by the coding sequence ATGGAACGGCGCAGCGCACCTCGCGAACGGCAGCGGCTTCCCTGCGAAGTCGTTCACGGCGATCGGACCGTGCGCGGGATCCTGGTCGATGCCTCCGCGTCCGGCGCCTTCGTGCAGCTCAATTCGCGCATTCCGGTCGGCGAGGAGGTCGCGATTCGGTTCGCCGACGTGACGTTTGCGCCGCAGCTGGCGCGGGCGCGCGTGGCGCGCAAACGGGTCGCCTCGTCTCGCGCGGGCGTCGGGCTCGAATGGATCGAGCCGCCGGCGTTTCTGAGCGCGGACTGGTCCGACCGCATCGAGTTCGTGACCGAGGATCCGGGATGCAGCGAGGCGAACGCCGAATCGCCCAGCTCCATTCCGTCGAGCGAGGCAGCGGAGGCGACTCCGGAGCCCGATGCGCCGCCGCCGACTCCGAGTGAAGGCACAGAAGCCGCGGAGCCGTTCACGCACGGCGAGATCGCGCTCGCTGAACCCTCCCCGCGCGAGGAGGTGATTGACCTCGCTCCGCAGGCGGTGCGCGCCGATGTCGCGCTGATCGACGAAGGCGACCTCGGCGGCATCGCGCAGCTCGCGCAGTCTCTCGGCGCGAGCGTGCTGCGGCTGCGCTGGGGCTCGCAGGTGGAGCCGATCGCGTGGGCCGAAGCGCCGCGACTCGTGATCGTGTCCGCGCGCGTCGCCCTCGCGGTGCCCCTCGACGAGGCCGTGCTCGCGCGCGGCGCGATCGGCCTCGCGGTGAGCGACTCCGATGCGCAAACCCTTCACACGCAGCTTCGACGTCAGGGCTACGAGTGGGTGCTGCGCCGCAGCGCACACCCGGAGACGCAGCGCCTGCTGCTCGCCTCGCTGCTGTATCGCCAGCGCGAGCGTCGCAAGCACCCGCGCCGCGCGTTCGGCGCGCCCGCGCGCGTGTGGCACGGCATCCGCCCCGTGCGCGCCTTCGTGCTCGAGCTGTCCGCGACGGGTGCGCGCGTGCAGCTCGCGCGGCCGCTCGCGCCGGCGGCGCGGATCGTGGTGCGCGTGCCGAGCAAGTACAGCGGCGGAAGCGCGCTCACACTCGTGGGAGCGATCGAGCGCAGCGAGTCGGCGGGCGAGGACTGTGTCGCCGGCGTGCGCTGGGAGGCGCTCTCGGCGCGCAAACGCAAGCGCCTGGCGGCTCTGCTCGGAGTGCTCGCAGCGACCGGCCCGCTCGCACGGGTGCCGTGCACGCCGGGCGCTCTCGGCGCGCCGGCCGCGCTGAAGGATCGGCGCCGCAGTGCGCGCGTGCGCTACGCGCAGCAAGTGCTCGCGCTCGATGAGAAGAGCGGCGTCGCGAACGACGTGCTGTTCGGCACCGATCTCTCGCTGCGCGGGATGCGCGTCGAGCCGCACCCGCGCGTCCGCGTCGGCTCGAGGCTGCGGCTCGCGCTGCGACCGCCCGGCGGCGAGCCGCCGGTTCTGCTCGACGCCGAAGTCGCCCGCGATGAAGGCCCGCGCGGGCTGATCTTGCGATTCTCCGAAGCCACGCTCGCCGCGCGGAGGGCGCTCGAGCGCATGCTCAAAGCCGGCGCGGAGATCGAGCGCACCCACCACGCGCGCGGCGAGAAAGCGCGCGTCGTGCTGAGCACGCTGGTGGAGGCGACGGCGGAGAGCGCGTAG